Proteins from one Archocentrus centrarchus isolate MPI-CPG fArcCen1 chromosome 8, fArcCen1, whole genome shotgun sequence genomic window:
- the znf598 gene encoding E3 ubiquitin-protein ligase ZNF598 has protein sequence MDLTTIKDAEKNCVLCCQEVEIFALGKCDHPVCYRCSTKMRVLCDQKYCAVCREELDKVVFVKKLEPFQSLPYQEFPSEKKYDIYFGDGKIYAQYRHLLLPECLRCSEPKVFSKFEELEHHMRKQHELFCCKLCTKHLKIFSHERKWYNRKELARHRTHGDPDDTSHRGHPLCKFCDDRYLDNDELLKHLRRDHYFCHFCDADGSQEYYSDYQYLSEHFRECHYLCEEGRCATEQFTHAFRSEIDYKAHKAAAHSKNRAEARQNRHIDLQFNYAPRQQRRNEGMVTGEDYDEVRHSRGGRGRPHGGQKSWRYSRDDEDRQVEAALRASIAMRRQEERAAVQERSAPKHCREERVERPEPEELRHPNGRAKPASKPPVKTMKSTNPGDEEDDFPALGATAAAPIVKSAPVVTTASHAALKEDDFPSLLTTTVASVMTPAYSAQPKKASSFQEEDFPALVSKIRPPKPAAGTTSAWSNHTSAAKPITHPPPSSRPPPPLSSSSSGPQLLSSSSSSSSRRKKKVGENGKASSNYSPIHSDDESGGMTQQELRSVPTMLDISSLLTVKAGSGKSSNSAVTSTSNPTSSASNPTPSTDLPTPKANKKKKQKNTAAPSTSGSTTSDLATTVNPVSVETAAQKENVPENKPLSNAVTAALTSGLANGYTERSPPTSKDATVVTAHPNTDPADEQEEEFPALMTKKPPPGFKTSFPMKASTPPPSSTVPLPPPGLGMSAPKPPPGFTGIPLNSNVVESTPPVVNMPPKVESSGYLVPEDFRERNLELIQSIRKYLNNDESKFNQFKNYSAQFRQGVISAAQYHHSCKDLLGDGFNRIFNELLVLLPDTGKQQELLTAHGDCKALEKQHGAGGGKKNKNKKNAWQTPAAVANVAAELDCRVCPTCRQVLAPKDFNSHKTLHMTESEEFPSLQSISRIIS, from the exons ATGGACTTAACAACAATAAAAGACGCGGAGAAGAACTGTGTTCTGTGCTGCCAAGAGGTCGAGATCTTCGCCTTGGGAAAATGCGACCATCCTGTTTGTTACCGCTGCTCCACCAAGATGAGGGTGCTGTGCGATCAGAAGTACTGCGCCGTTTGCCGGGAGGAGCTCGACAAG GTGGTGTTTGTGAAAAAACTGGAGCCCTTTCAGTCTCTGCCCTATCAGGAGTTCCCTAGTGAGAAAAAGTATGACATCTATTTCGGTGATGGGAAGATCTATGCCCAGTACAG gcATCTGCTGTTGCCCGAGTGTCTCCGCTGCTCAGAGCCTAAGGTTTTCTCCAAGTTTGAGGAGCTTGAGCACCACATGAGGAAGCAGCATGAGCTTTTCTGCTGCAAGCTCTGCACAAAGCATCTCAAG ATCTTCTCCCATGAGCGGAAGTGGTATAATCGTAAGGAGTTGGCACGTCACAGAACACACGGCGACCCAGATGACACCAGTCACAGAGGTCACCCCCTCTGTAAGTTCTGCGATGACCGTTACCTTGATAATGACGAGCTGCTGAAACACCTGCGGAGGGACCACTACTTCTGCCACTTTTGTGATGCAGACGGTTCTCAGGAGTACTACAG TGATTACCAGTATCTAAGTGAGCACTTCAGAGAATGCCACTATCTGTGCGAGGAAGGTCGCTGCGCCACGGAACAGTTCACTCACGCGTTCCGCTCCGAGATTGACTACAAGGCCCACAAGGCTGCGGCACACAGCAAGAATCGAGCAGAGGCTCGACAGAACCGCCACATCGACCTGCAGTTTAACTACGCCCCGAGACAACAGAggagaaatgaag GAATGGTGACAGGCGAGGACTACGATGAGGTGCGGCACagtcgaggaggaagaggaaggcctCATGGGGGACAAAAAAGCTGGAGGTACTCAAG AGATGATGAGGACAGGCAGGTGGAAGCTGCTTTGAGGGCATCCATTGCAATGCGTAGACAAGAAGAGAGAGCAGCAGTGCAGGAGAGGAGCGCTCCCAAACACTGCAGAGAGGAGAGGGTTGAGAGACCAGAACCAGAAGAGCTCAGACACCCGAATGGACGTGCCAAACCAGCAAGCAAACCTCcgg TAAAAACAATGAAGAGCACTAATCCAGGGGATGAAGAAGATGACTTCCCAGCTTTGGGAGCCACAGCTGCTGCTCCCAT TGTAAAGTCAGCTCCTGTGGTGACTACAGCATCCCACGCAGCTCTAAAGGAGGATGACTTCCCCAGCCTCTTGACTACCACGGTTGCATCTGTCATGACTCCAGCTTATTCTGCACAACCTAAAAAGGCTTCATCTTTTCAAGAAGAGGATTTCCCTGCTCTTGTCTCCAAAATCCGGCCCCCCAAACCTGCAGCTGGTACTACCTCTGCTTGGTCCAACCACACATCTGCAGCTAAACCCATCACtcatcctcctccatcttccagacctcccccacccctctcatcttcatcctctggccctcagctcctctcttcctcatcctcctcatcttcaCGGAGGAAAAAGAAAGTTGGAGAGAATGGGAAAGCATCATCAAATTACTCCCCTATTCATTCTGATGATGAGAGCGGAGGAATGACGCAGCAGGAGTTGCGCTCAGTGCCCACCATGCTGGATATCTCCTCTCTGCTCACCGTTAAAGCAGGCAGCGGCAAATCCTCAAACTCGGCTGTGACCTCGACATCAAATCCAACCTCGAGCGCTTCAAATCCAACCCCCAGTACTGATCTCCCAACCCCAAAAgccaacaagaagaaaaaacagaagaacacGGCTGCTCCCTCTACATCTGGGTCTACAACATCAGACCTGGCAACAACTGTAAATCCAGTCTCAGTGGAAACTGCAGCACAAAAGGAAAATGTCCCTGAGAACAAACCGCTTTCAAATGCTGTGACAGCAGCACTTACAAGCGGGCTGGCTAATGGCTACACTGAGCGATCACCACCCACTAGCAAAGATGCCACTGTGGTAACAGCTCATCCCAACACGGACCCTGCTGATGAACAAGAGGAGGAGTTCCCTGCCCTCATGACCAAAaaaccaccaccag gCTTCAAGACCTCTTTCCCAATGAAAGCCTCCACTCCGCCCCCATCCTCTACAGTACCCCTGCCTCCACCTGGTCTGGGAATGTCAGCCCCTAAACCTCCCCCAGGGTTCACAGGGATCCCCCTCAACAGCAATGTGGTGGAGTCTACACCCCCAGTGGTCAACAT GCCCCCTAAAGTGGAGAGCAGTGGTTACCTGGTGCCAGAGGATTTCCGTGAGAGGAACCTGGAGCTGATCCAGTCCATTAGAAAGTACCTCAACAATGATGAATCAAAGTTCAACCAGTTCAAAAACTACTCTGCCCAGTTCAGACAG ggTGTGATATCAGCAGCCCAGTACCACCACAGCTGTAAGGACCTGCTCGGGGACGGCTTTAACCGCATCTTCAATGAGCTACTTGTGCTCTTGCCAGACACTGGAAAGCAGCAGGAGCTCCTGACTGCCCACGGAGACTGTAAGGCACTGGAGAAGCAGCATGGGGctggaggaggaaagaaaaataaaaacaagaagaatgCCTGGCAGACGCCTGCTGCAGTGGCTAATGTAGCGGCTGAGCTGGACTGCCGGGTGTGCCCCACTTGCAGACAGGTGCTGGCCCCCAAAGACTTCAACTCCCACAAGACGCTGCACATGACAGAGAGTGAGGAGTTTCCCTCCTTGCAGTCGATAAGCCGTATCATCAGCTAG